The DNA region TGCACAAACCACACCATATATATCCACTACTAAAGCGTTCTGTGGTATTGTGATATTCTTAAGAATCTGATAATGAGAATTTGGACCCCAACCATAATTAACTGCTTTTAATCCCATAGCTCTTAATTTAGAAACTATACCATCCATTCTAGCATTGTCAACTGTGCTACCATATCACCACCAAGGAATAACATCAATCCTAGGGCTTCTCCTTACCTAGTTGCTCAATCCATAACGGAATAGTCCTATCCCTTTTACATTTCCACATGCTTTGATTTCAACTTGTAATGCACTGTTAGCTTTTGGTTTTACGGTTTTATCTGACATGTAGGTTTCTAATGCTGGGTAAATCTTGTTAGGGTAGAGGGTATTGTACTTCTTGATATATGAAGCTAAATCACTTGTTGATTTCTCATAATCTCCCAAATAGCACATAGGCATAATTGCATCTACTAATGGAGCTAACAAATCCCATCTCTGGTTTCCGTCCCAGCCATCGGCTTTTGTGCATAGTATAAGGGTTTTACCTTTCGTGTCCTGTCTTAACTGTTTAACTTCTGAAATAAAATCAGCCATCTTATAAGTTTCCAAATCCATCACAGTATTATATCCCATAGCTGTTACTTCTTTTGCGTGAGTGAAACCTTGCCAAACCCAACAAAATGGACGTAATCCACTATTAACAATCTTAGAATAATATGGTTTTAAGTTTAGATAATCGGCGTTCTTAGCATGGATATAAACTTCAGTTATCCCGTCAGATTTGAGTTTATTAAAATCAATATTAGCTAACGGCGTACTCTCATGATTGATAAAGTATCCAATATTCATTGGTCGTGCATTTCTAATTTGAATCTTAGTAGTACTGTATCTAAAGTTGTTATACTCCTTAGATTCACTTACAATTTTGGTGCTGTCGGCATATACATCTATATAATAGCTTGAGCTGGTTATGTTTAAGGGTATTTTTAATTTGGTGTTATGACTGTTACTTGCTCCTGCAGCGAGCGAACTTATGTATCTTTTTCCAAGATAAATATGTGAATTACTTATTAGATAATAGCTTACGTAAAATCCACCAATAGCTGTATTACCTTGGTTTTTAACTGTGTTTGGTACGATTATTGTATCCCCTTTTACTCCTCTTATAGGGGCTGTGACTTTAGTTACTGTTAAATCCTTTATTTTGGTGTTAATTTTTAATCCCTGAGTTGCTATGATCCTCTGAAATTCTCTTATGGGTATAGTCTTTGTACTGAAACTCACGTAGCGGGGTAACCGTAAATTTGTGTTGTAGAAGTTCTGTACTCGGTAAATACCATATTTCATTTGAGCCAATGTTATAGGGGATACTGTAAAACTGGTTGAATAATAGGAATTACCCTTTCCTGCCAAGTCCTTTATACTGCCTGAATTTAGTATGATATAATATTTAACCCCTGTTGGTAATCTTGTTGATGGAACAATGCTGAGTGTTCGGTAATTAATACTTTTTTTTGTACTTATTGTAGTTCCAGCAGCATTTTTTATTCTTATTGATAGAGTTCCTGCTTTTATAGGTTCGTTAAAATAAACTTTAACTGTTTGACTTTTTA from Methanobacterium spitsbergense includes:
- a CDS encoding CARDB domain-containing protein; translated protein: MNRKLLFSLLLLVGLILILNLSTLSAANVTSNTAPKVTSVNPVNNSIILKSQTVKVYFNEPIKAGTLSIRIKNAAGTTISTKKSINYRTLSIVPSTRLPTGVKYYIILNSGSIKDLAGKGNSYYSTSFTVSPITLAQMKYGIYRVQNFYNTNLRLPRYVSFSTKTIPIREFQRIIATQGLKINTKIKDLTVTKVTAPIRGVKGDTIIVPNTVKNQGNTAIGGFYVSYYLISNSHIYLGKRYISSLAAGASNSHNTKLKIPLNITSSSYYIDVYADSTKIVSESKEYNNFRYSTTKIQIRNARPMNIGYFINHESTPLANIDFNKLKSDGITEVYIHAKNADYLNLKPYYSKIVNSGLRPFCWVWQGFTHAKEVTAMGYNTVMDLETYKMADFISEVKQLRQDTKGKTLILCTKADGWDGNQRWDLLAPLVDAIMPMCYLGDYEKSTSDLASYIKKYNTLYPNKIYPALETYMSDKTVKPKANSALQVEIKACGNVKGIGLFRYGLSN